Genomic window (Spirosoma sp. KCTC 42546):
CAGGTACGTTAGTGCATGGACGGCTTCATTGCTTCGTTAGACGTGAGATGGATTTTTGTGGCGAGTCGTAGTATATCGCCCTGCTCACAGTATTGGTTGGCTATTCTTGAAAATCGTTGCCCTTTGCATACAGCTCCGTTCGCATTTCGACCAGGATCTGATTGATCCGATCAACATCGGGTCGGTTTGGGAGGAAGCTTCTGGCGGCTGCAGCGTCAATTTGTACTACTTTTTGTTCGGCCTGACTAATGAGGTCGTCGTAATCGAAAGCACCCGCCCGGATTTTTAGTAGATCTGCTCGATTTGGCCGACGTACCAGTACCTGGCCTGTTTCCAGAATTTCGAAAGCCATATCCAGCAACCGAAACGTGTGCATCATATTTTTAGCGTCGTAATTTTTTCCATGCTCGATGGTATTCTGGTAACGAGCGTCGTTCCGTTTCTCAACCCAGTCCCAATACTCGCGGTAATCTTTGCAATAACTGGAATAGCCGTCGTGATTGACGTACAGATAGGTTTCGGGCTCCCGATCTTTGGGGACGCTACTGAGGGAGACTTCGGCGGAATCGATACCAGAAATGAGGCCCTGAAAGCCTAATTTGGCTGTTTCGTCGTAAAATAAGGCATAAACATCGCGGGCGTGTGGAACGTTTACCAGGCCGCAATTTTCGGATTGTCCACCCCGATCAGCTAGCCAGTCCAGAACGGGAATCGACCCTTGCCCACGTACTACATAGCAGAAGTTGAGCAGTGATTTACGCTCCTTCGGCATTGGATTCAGTATCTTCTTGTTCAGTCCCCGCGCTTTTTTGATCTGGCTGATGGCGTAGCCTGCAAACGTATCCCGGCACAGTTTCGATAGAAAATCAGCGGGCTGCAGACGATCAACTACAGGGTGCTTGTAGATAATGCAATCGTCAGGCGCGCAGAGTAGTTCGAGAATATTGGGATTGTTTTTAGATAGCAGTTCGACAAACCGACGCAGCTCGTAGAAAATAACGTCGTTTTTGTCATCGTTCACCTGCTCCACATAACGTAATCCGTATAGATCAGCCTGGGGCAGGACAAACACGCCCCGTATGTCCGTGTCAGACGTAGGCAGATCCGTTCCGTAAGCACGGCTTCCACTAATGCATTCGAATACAATAAGGTTACGATTGCGGAGATCCTGAATTGTCATAGTGAATGTATAGGTTTTGACAGGATGAACCGGATAAGACAGGATTGTAACTCTTGGAGTCCTGTCTTATCCGGTTCATCCTGTCAAAAAACGAAAACCCTATAAAAAAGATAAGGTTCCCTGAACATTGCAGAGAACCCTATACTGACTATTCCTAAACCCTTAACCTTTTCTACATGAAAAACTAACTTTTACTCTTTTCTGTTCCAAATACCTGACTAATTCGGCATTTATTCCAAATTACTGAATTTCAGGCATTTCGCTGGTTGGTTGATTGGCATTCCAGATAAAATTAATCATCCGGGTTGTATGGTCAGCCTGGTTCATCCAGCGATTGGCGTTTGCATCTTTGTGCTTGGCCAGTTTATTAGTTAGCTGAGCCGCAGCTTCGTTGAATTTTGCACGGTCGGTAGCACTGAGAGTCAGCACAGCGGCCGGGTTTTGGTTGTACAACGAGACAACGCTCATAAAGTTTTGCCAGTTGGTAGTATTTACAAACTTGGCAACGTTTTGTTCGATATACGAAGCAAAAAGCTTCTGCGAACCATTGACAAGCATAGTACTTGCCGGCTTGTTGGCTGCCGGGCTATCATCAGTGTTGGTGGTGGTAGCCGCGTTTGCCTGTGAAATCACTAACCCTAATCCAAGAATTACTGATGCAAAGATAACACGCGTTTTCATTGATTTGTTCTATTTGGTTTTGATTACTGAACGCACAAATGTCTATAGAAATTCCTAAACTGCAAAGGCCCATATAGGGCCTTTGCAGAATATTATTCCGAATATAATGCTGAATTTATGCCTTTTTTTTGATTGATAGCTTATTTTTACCTTAAAAACCAAATCATATATTGGTTTGCGGGTCATTGATATCTATAAAATATGTCTTCGTAAAATTATAAAATTCTTTAAAAAGTTATATCATTGGTTGTAATTATTCATAGCATTCTGTATGCCCATAGTACAAAAACTGAGTGCGGCATTACCAGCCCGGTCCAAATAGTCTGGTAACTGGATCATTTCATCTTCCGGAAACTCCCCTAATACGAAATCAACCTGCCTACCTTTCGAGAAATTATTGCCAATTCCAACCCGAAGCCGGGCGTATTCCTGGGTGTTCAACACGTCATCGATGCTTTTCAAACCGTTATGTCCACCTGGCGACCCTTTGGGCTTCAGGCGAAGCTTACCAAACGGTAAATCTTTATCGTCGGTGATAACCAGGATGTTTTCGACAGGAATGTTCTCCTGCTTCATGTAATACAGCACAGCCTTACCGCTGAGGTTCATATAGGTGGTTGGCTTTATGAAAAACAACTGTTTGCCTTTATACTGCCATTTGGCGGTATAGGCCAGGCGAGTCATTGAGAAAGTAAAGCCATGTTGTGCGGCCAGCCGGTCGAGAACCATAAAGCCAGCATTATGACGGGTAAGTGCATACTCAGGGCCAATGTTGCCCAGTCCAACAATCAAAAATTTCATAACTAGTCAATTCAGTAAGGCTACTGACTCGCGATAGGTTGTTTGGGTGCCATCGGGAAACTGGCAGTCCAGTCGGTAGATATAGACACCAACCGGGGCAGCCTGGCCATTCAGTTGGCCATCCCAAAGTGGTTCACCACTTAATAGCACAAAATTAGCACGATTATAAATCACTGCGCCCCAGCGATCATAAACCGTAAACCGGGAAATGGTTAGCGATGGAAACGTGAAGTACAGCGTGAGCGCATCGTTGTGGTTGTCCTGATTGGGAGAAAATGCCGTGGGTAGGTGAACGAGGTTGGCACAGTCGAGCGAAACAAGAACTGGTTGGGAAATTGCGCAACCCTGATTATCACGGATCGTCAGCGTATAAGCCCCGCCACTCAGGCCTGAAAATGCGGTTGTACGCTGAAATAGGTTCCCATCCAGCGAGTACTCATCCAGTTCTGTCGTCCGTGTTGAGCTAATAAGCAGAGTCCCATTCTGCTGGCCACAGGCTGCACCGGTTATCCGCACATCCACTGGTTGCGGCCCTGTACTGGCAGCCACGCTAACCGACTGACTGACTGTACAGCCCGCACTGTCCCGGACTGTAAGTAAATACGTACCGGCTTTTAAGCCGCTAAAATTGGTGCCGGGCTGGAATGTCTGGTTATCGATACTGTATTGGATCGGTTTTGTACCTCCCGATGTGCTCAGCGTTACCTCGCCATTGGCTTGCCCACAGGTCGTGGATATAGTAGTAGTAGTCAAAATAACCATCGGCTTGAAAGCCGGTACACTTAGTGCTCGATTCACTTCACAACCGTTCGCATCGCGTACCCGAAAGGTATAGGTTCCTCCTGCCACCTTCGTAAATAGCGGACTTGCCTGAAATGAAACTCCATAGTCGATGGAGTAAATCAGAGGAGCTTTGCCACCCGAAGCCACCACACTTACTTCCCCATTGGCCGTTTCGCAGTGAGGGGGTGTACTTTTTAGGCTGGTAATAGTTGGAGCGGTATCGGCCGTAATCGTAACGGGTTGTGCTGCCTGACAACCCGCAGAATCTTTGGCAACCACCGTATAGGAACCGGGATTAAGGCTGGTGAACAACGGAGTTGACTGAAATGCGCCCCCGTTCAGGCTATACTGCCAGCCCGTTGAGCCCGAAGCGACCACTTCTATCGATCCGTTCGTTTTGTCGCAGCCTGAATTGGTAGACGTTGCTTTGATGGTAGGTTCGATAACCTCAACCGTGATAGGGACGGGCGGACTTTCGTTTTGGTAGAGTGTCTGGGTAATATAAAATGTTGTGGTCTGCGATACTTTGGGCGTATAGCTATTCCCTGTTGCCAGTAGATTTGTTCCCGAAGCCGATGAATACCAACGAATGTTTTTACCCGTAACCACTAAATTGATGGGGATGCCTTTGCAGGTAGTATGCCTGGATTTTAGCACAATTCGATACAGCTCCACCTTGCCACCCGCTACATCAGTACAGGTCGTGCCATTCACAATGTTCTCGTAGGTACCAATCAGACTTTCGTCAATAGGGTTGTAGGTTACAGTGCCTCGCCAGAAACAAATATTTTTAACGGCTGTGCTGCCATTTTTGTCTGACTCGCTAAACGTTACTGTTGAGCCCGAGATATCTCCTTTTATATAAGCAACTCCGCCAAACGGCACCGACGGATTCGATGTTTGAGCTGTACCACTTAATGTAAAAGTAGCTTGATTGATTTGGAGCGCATAATTATAGATAATCTGCTTGGGGTCAGAGGGGTACGTTACGCCGAGCCAGAAGCCACCAATAGCTGGTTGTGCTATGCTTTTGAAAAAAACAAGCCCGAATACCAGTAAAAATCCAAGTGTAAAGCTTCGGTTCATAGCCATGGTTTGTGCAGTACACAAACAGATCAATCGCACTGCTAAGGTAGGTAGAATTAAGGAATAGGTATATTTTTGACAGGATTACAGGATGAACAGGATTTTGTCAGCAGAGAAATCCTGTTCATCCTGTAATCCTGTCGATAAAAGAAACTTGCCTTCGCTGCACAATTAAGTAACGACTACCGACTATTACGACTTCCTGACTATTTTTACTTCATGAACCAACAACGCCTGATTCTGTCTAGCCCGCTACTCGAAATAGTAATTAGCCGGTTGGCCCAGCAATTAATAGAAACGTACCAGGATTTTGCCGATACCGTTCTTCTGGGCATGCAGCCCCGTGGCATTTATTTTGCCGAGCGGGTTGCCCGCGAACTGAACCGGGCGCTAGGTCAAACGGTGCCGCTGGGGTATTTAGACGCTACTTTCTACCGCGATGATTTCCGCCGACGCGATACCCCGCTGCGTCCCAATACAACCCATGTTCCATTTATCATTGAAAATAAACGAGTCATTCTGATTGATGATGTGCTGGCCACCGGCCGGATGGTTCGGGCGGCACTCGATGCCATGACTGCCTTTGGACGACCGAGGAAAGTTGAACTCCTGGTGCTGGTTGACCGTCGATATAATCGGGACTTACCCATAAAACCCGATTATACCGGCAAGCGTGTTAACACACTTGAATCGCAGCAAGTGTTAGTTGAGTGGACCGAACAGGGAGCCGACGCTGACCGTATCTGGTTAGTGGGTTGATCCAAAACTCTTGTTAAATTGACGCTCTGTTTAGCCTGATGGAAATACTCAGTTTGTATTCTTTATGTTTGAGTATATATAGCTAGTAATCTGAAGGAAACAGTTAATGATAATATTTTAATAATTAAGGGCTTAATTAGACCATTTCATGCAACTTGTAGAAATAGGGATTGGCAAGTTTTTTGTAATTTAGCAGACCGTAACTAATTCTATGAGACGTCTGCAACGACTATTCGTTTTCTTTTTTGCCCTAAGCATTTTCTGTAATACAGTACAAGCGCAGACTGAGTATACGGTTACCGGACTGGTAACGGATGCTCATACCGGGGAACCCATACCGTTTGCCAGCGTTGCCCTGCTTGGCCGCCGGAGCGGTACGCTTACCGATGAGAAGGGTCGCTATACACTGAAAGTTAAAATCCTGTCAGACTCATTAGCCGTGAGTTCCATGGGGTATAAAGCCCTACGGCAGGCTATTGATCCCGAACGCCCGTCGCAGGCGGTTGATTTTAAACTTATGCCCGCCGGTACGGCTTTGCAGGAGGTGACCGTACGGGCGGGCGAAAACCCGGCCTGGCGCGTGCTTCGGCAGGTACGGAAAAATCGCTCCATCAATGATCGCAAGCGACTGGCCGCTTATGAATATGATAGCTACGTTAAAACCGACATTGCCTTAAGTCATGTAACGGAACGAATGCGACGTAATCCGCTCATCAAGCGGATCAACGAAGCTATGAGTAAACAGGATTCGATCGTTGATGATGAAGGGCATCGCTTATTACCGTTACTGGCCTCTGAGTCCGTGTCGCGCTATTATTATAGAACTGGTCCCGAACGAAAACGGGAAGATATCCGAAAAACACGAATTAAAGGGGTAGCCGTCGATGACGCCGGGCTTAGTTCGCAGTTGCTGGGCGGAACGAACTTAGTGAGCCAGAATTTCTACGACAATTACATTCCCATTCTGGGTAAGGATTTTGCCTCACCCATTGGGGATAACTGGAAAAACTGGTACGAGTTTTTTCTGGCCGATACCACTCAGATTGGCGACCATATCTGCTACGAAATTCAGTTTGACCCCAAACGAAAGGAAGATCTGGCGTTTATCGGGAAAGCCTGGATCGACACAACTACATTTGCCCTTTGCCAGATCGAAACCAAAATTGGTCAAGGGGCCAACCTGAACTATGTGCGTGCCCTGACCATTGAGCAGGAACTGGAATCCACCACCGACTCCACAGCGGGCGCTTCGGGTACGGCGGGCTGGTTGCCGGTAAGTATTAAGCTGTCGGCTAGCCTGACAGGGGTGGGAAAACAATCATTGGGGTTACGAGCTCAGGTGAGCCTTCGCAACAGCAATATCATTGTGAACCGACCCCGGCCAACAGGCTTTTATGAACAGCCCATTGAACCCAGCGATACGGTGGCTACCAGCAATGATGCCTACTGGCATTCCGTGCAACGGAATCTTGCGGGATCGGATTCGTTGAGTAAAGAAGACCAGAAGACGCGCCAGATAATCGACAAACTGCGGGCCGTACCAGCGGTGAAGATGGCTGAGGCTGTGGGGCAGGTGGCCATCACCGGTTTTTATAAACTTGGAGGATTTGATCTGGGACCCTATCCCTATCTGTTCGCCGTAAATAGTGTTGAAGGCCTGCGGACCCGAATCGGGTTTCGAACCAATGAGCAATTCAGTCGTAATTGGGTACTACGAGGCTATTTAGCCTACGGTACATTGGATCATGAATTCAAATACGGTGGCGAAGTCGATTATCTATTCTCACGGCAGCACTGGACTGTGGCGGGTGTTCGCATTGCGAATGACCTGGAGCGTTTAGGACTAACGCCTGAGTTGATTGGAGGTAATCGGATTTTCTACGCCCTGAGTCGCTTTGGACGGTATCGGGGTGGCTATCAGAGCTATCAGAAAGAAGTTTTCTTCAAAACCGAGCCTGTCAAAGGGATTTTACTAACGGCTATGTTGGGTAGTCGGACATTCAACCCACTTTTCCCATTTCATTATAGGCTGGATCCTGGGTTGGGTGAACAGTCACCTTTGCGGTCCGATATTGACGATGCCTACTGGTCAATTGAAGCGCGCCTTGCCCGCAAAGAAAAATACATCATGGATGGTAACGAGCGGATCACACTGGGCACCAAACGGGCACCTGTTCTTACGATTCGCTACACACGCGGTTTGAAAGCACTCGGAGGTGAATACGACTACCACCGGATTACACTACGGGCGCAGCAGTCCCTGCGGCTAGGGGCACTTGGCCGGATGACCTATTTGCTGTCGGCAGGGTATACGCCTTCTGTTATGCCCGCTCCGATGCTGTTTCCGCACATTGGTAACCCAACTCCATTGCTGACGACTAATACCTTTAACCGGATGCAGTTCTATGAATTCGTGAGTGATCGGTTTGTGGCCGTTCACGTACAGCACCGGTTTGAAGGATTGCTATTTAACCGTATACCAGGTATCCGAAAACTGAACTGGCGATTGATTGCCAATTTTGATGCACTCTGGGGTAGTTTGTCAAAGGAGAACCAGGCAGTGGCGAGTGTTAAACCGTTGCCAGATGGCGTAAGACCCATTTATTTTGGTGCTCTCGACGGTGCTAAACCGTATATGGAAGTTGGTTACGGAATCGATAACATCTTTAAACTCATTCGGATTCAGGCCATCCACCGGTTGAATTACCTGGATGATGGCCCAAATGGCATTCCGCTTAATTCGTTTGCCCTAAAAGCATCAGCAACGCTTAGTTTTTAAGTACTCATTTCCCCATCCATTTCTTAAACTCCATGGCCCGTTCGCGGCTTACCAGCACTTCGTCGTCGGGGGTAGGGCGGAGGGTTAGTTTGAGTTTGTTGTTAAAGTACGAATGAACCTGCTGAACGGAGCTGATCTCGACAACAAACTGCCGGTTCGCGCGGAAAAACTGAGTGGGTTCCAGCATCGCTTCCAATTCATCGAGCGTATAATCGACCGAAAACTTCTGGTTGGCACGGGTACGGAAGAGACTTACACCGTCTTCGGAATAGAAATAAGCAATGTCGGCTACGTCGATGGGTAGCCACTGAGACAGGTGTTTGACTAAAAAGCGTTTCCGATACTCGGTGGGTTGGATCTGCTGGCGAAGCTGCTGAACCAGGGCGTTGATCGTAGCCGTTCCCATTGGCTCTACCGCTGGTTGCGTAACTAACCGTCGTTGTTTAGCTAAACTAGCTTCCAGTTCCTGCCGTTTGATGGGTTTGAGCAGGTAGTCGATGCTGTTGACCTTGAATGCCTTCAGCGCATACTCATCGTAGGAGGTCGTGAAAATTATGGGCGACTCGACGGCTGTCTGTTCAAATATCTCAAAACTCTGCCCATCGGCCAGTTCAATATCCATCAAAATCAGATCAGGAGCGGGGTTATCCTGGAGCCAGGCCACCGATGCCCGTACGCTGGCCGTTGTGCCAACGATCTGTAGCGTAGGGTCAACATCCTGCAACAATTTTGTCAGCTTGCGGACCGCTAATTCTTCATCTTCAACGATCAGTACATTCATAATCAAACGCGTTTATCAAGTCTCGCTTTTATAGTCTATTAAATGTAGCCATTACTAGGCTTGTCTGCCAGCAGTCTTTTGAATGAAACCGCAAAATCAGGGGGTGAATTTGCATAAACTACTCCTGAACTGTAGGGTGTTTTTTTCTGAACGGTCAGGAAAAGCATCATTCACTTGAGTTCCTCACTAAGGTTGATTCTACAGAATCCATATGGGTATCAGGCGGCAGCGCTTACCAATTTCTCCGAACTGATTAGTGGTAAGGTTACTGTAAAATAAGGTGCTTCGTCCACCACATCTACATCGCCCACGCCCAGCAACCGATACTTATTGATAATGTTACTCAACCCTACCTGATTCGATACCGCATGAACCGCTTTGCGTTGCAGGTTATTCTGCACCACCAGCCTGCCATCGTCGCGGGTTTCGATACGGATATGCAGCGGCTGCTCAGGTAAAATAACATTGTGCTTTACGGCATTTTCCAGCAATAGTTGCAGCGTCAACGGGGGGAGTTGATAGGTGTAATAGTGCTCACTGATAACTTCCTCTAGTTGAAGGTGTTCGCCATGGCGGGTTCGTAATAAGTGGAAATACGATCGGGTAAATCTCAGTTCCTGATCCAGCGTTGCCAGTTCAGTTTCGTTGGCTCGTAACAGGTACCGATAAACACTACTCATTTCATCAATGAATTTCTGGGCCTGATCCGGGTCTTCTTCAATCAGCGAAGAAAGCGAGTTAAGCGCATTGAACAGGAAATGTGGACTGATTTGCCCTTTGAGACCATCAAGCTGGCTCCGTAAGTTAGCCTGCTGAAGTTGATCTGCTTCCCGAAGAGCGGCATCCCATTGTTCGAAGGTATAAATGCTTTCATGAACTATATTGACAAGTAGGTTGCCTATAGCACTGATAATGAGCGTCCATTGAAGGTGAGTTTCATTGAATACGTAGCCTGGAAAGTGTACCCAGGCATAGCCATAGAAAAAGCCAAGAATCATGGTCGAGGACATAACGACGTGAATACTCCAGGCAAGGCATAAGCGCAGGGCCGTTTGTCGGATATGCGGAAATCGTTTTCGAAGCCAGAGGGCAGGAACCGCATGCAGGAAGTAGGCGGGTGTCCAGAAAATGATGATACTGATGGTAGCGGGCAAGAATACATTGATATCCTCGAAATAAGCAAAACCAAACAGGGCATAATTGAGTAAACCGAAATAAACGGGTAGAATATACAGCGCGATACGGGTGTCCTGTTGAGTGAAAATGTTCAGGTTCACGGGTGGTCAGCTGGCTAAGAGGTTAAGTTCGATCGAATGCTGCGTCGTCAGTGGTAGTGTAACACTGAATAGTTGGTCGTTGTCGAAGATGTACAAGGAGGGTAAGCCCAGGGCCGAAAACTGGGCCGCTAGCTGGCCCAGCCCTCCTGATGGTGTTGCCACCTGCACTAATTTTCGCTGGAGCAGGTTACTCACCTCAAGTCGGTTGCCTGCTAAATAACGAACTGTAATGGTTAGCGGATTATTCGTGGATAAACTGTTATAGCGAATGGCATTATCGACCAGTATTTGTAAGGTTAATGGCGGTAATAGCAGATCAGATGCGGCTGGGTTTGTCTCAATATGCCAGCGTAGAGCGGCCCCATAACGCTCATTGAGTAAATACCGATACGCATCCAGAAATGCTAGCTCATCGGTTAATGATACCAATGAGCGCTGGCCCGCCTGAAGCATGTAGCGGTATACACTCGCCAGCTCGTCCAGAAATGCACCAGCCCTACGACGGTCTTCGCTAATCAGAGCCGATAATGAGTTCAGACTGTTAAACAGAAAGTGCGGATTTACCTGATTTTTCAACTGGGCTAACTCATTCAGTAACCGATTTTTCTTGACTGCTTCGGCTTGCTCCACAGCTAATCTGTACTGCCGCAAATTGTAAGAGCCCTCGTAATAACTGCCAACGACTACCACAAAAAATAACGCCATGGCCACCGGGAGCAGATAATCGTCGGGAAAAATAGGTTTCGGGATACGACCACTCGGGTCGAGCTGATACATCGTCCAGGTTTCGACGAGTTGGTCAAATACCGTGAAGAGGGAGTAGCCTCCGAATGTTTTCCAGATTCGTTTACGGGTATTTGGTCGGCCTGGATATTGCTGCCGCACCTTTATCACCCACCAGAGTAGCAAGTGCCAGAGAAACGTGGTAGAAATGAGTCCCCATACGACTGTGAGAGCAACTAGCTGTTCATCGTACCCATAAGCCGCAATCGTAAGCAGTACAAACGGCAATACGGCCACCGGAATACCAATCAGGCGTACCCAGCGGTCGTTAAGTGCGTCGAACGAAAGCGCAGAGAGAGGAACGTTCATAGACGAAAATTACGACATTTTCGGGAACGATTATAGGGTAATCGGTAGGTATGTCCCTCAAAAGTCTACCTGGTATAACATTTCCAGCTGTCGCTCATTCAGTTTGGCGGGTAAGAGTCGAAACAGACCATTTCGTACCATCATAAGGAATTTATTCTCAACCTGTGCTACCGTACCAATTCGTCGGGAGGTTTTACTAATTATGTGGGTACGTTTTAACCGTCGTTGTTCAAACCGTTTAAATGCGTCTGGTACAGTACCCCCCTTTGCCAGCTCATCTGCCAGTACAACTGCATCTTCAATAGCCTGACAGGCCCCCTGACCCAGATTAGGCGTGGTGGCGTGGGCCGCATCACCCAACAAGACTACCTTATCGAAGGCATAGCGCGCCAGTGGTTTAAGGTCGCAGATGTCATTCCAGATCAATGCGTTGTCGGGTGTGCGGGCGATCACATCCGGGATTGGCGAATGATAGCTGTCGAACTGCCTGAGCAGATCGTTGGGTGTACGGGCACGCATTCGGGAATCGTTTGCCGGGGCATTCTGTGTGGCAAACCAGTACAGTTGATTAGTAGCCAATGGTACTACGCCAACGCGCCCAGCTGTGCCCCAGGTTTCCGATGCTTCCGACAAATTCAGCCCTGTGGCATCAACCACCGCTCGCCAGCAGGTATAGCCTGCATACCGTGCTTTGGAGTCGGGCATCAGTTGCTGACGGATGGGCGAGTGGATGCCATCGGCCACCAGTAAGTAGTCAGCTTCATGCGTAGTGTCATCATCGAATTGAATAATAACTTTATCCGGTTGCTGGTTTATCTGTATACCGCGCTTACCCATGTGCACAACTCCGTTATCGAGTTGATGCAGAAGCACCTGATGCAGGGCGGCCCGGTGAATACTAAAATTGTCGAGACCATATTTCTGACTGATTACCCGACTATCTGTGCGGGTAACAACGCGTCCATGCTGGTCATAAATGGTAAACGCATCGAGAAGCCGCCCTGCCTGAACCACCTCATCAGCAATACCTAGTCGCTGAAAGGCTTTGATCGCATTGGCTGCTAAAGCCAGTCCGGCACCCAGTGGTTTACTAACTGGAGCAGCTTCAAAAACGCTGGCACGAATGCCAATTTTTTGTAGAGCCAGCGCCGTTGTCAATCCTACGATACCCCCTCCAAGAATGGTGAACGATGTTGATGGCTTAGTCATAATGGAAAAACGGTTACCTGGGACAAGAGATTAGGCGAGTTAGCAAGTCAAAATTGGCAGAAAATGAAACGAGTGCTCTGGATAAGTAGGACGAAACCGCATTTCTTTGGGTTGAAACACCTATAGTTGGTGGAGTGGCGAAGTAAGACTAGTAAGTGAATGTTGCTAATGAGCGGTTTCCGTGTGTAAATAACTTTATGCTTCTACTCCGTGTTCTCCCTGAAACTAGTTGTTATATGCCGCTCGTTGCCCCCACAACCATTCAAAAAGTAGCTGGCGAAAGCCTGACCGAAGCCCCTGATCTGCTGGCCGTTGAGGAACCTCTCGAAATTCGACTCGGGTTTGGTCCAATGAGTAATCGCCAGCAGAAACCCGTATCGGTTACCATGCGGACGCCGGGTAACGATGAAGAACTGGCCATGGGGTTTCTGTTCACGGAAGGTATTATTCACCAACCTTCCGATATTGTTTCATGCCGACATTGTGTACAGGACGCTCATAAAGAAGGCAACGTGCTGCGGGTTGAACTTCATCCTGACATACTCGTTGACTGGGCACGACTGGAACGGAACACCTTTACCTCATCGAGTTGCGGGTTGTGCGGCAAAGCGACGATTGAGGCTGTCAGTGTACTTACGCCCGGCCCAGTTGCGTCGGATGTTGTAGTGACCTCGTCTGTACTCCATTCGTTGTCGGAGCGCGTTCGGGAAACCCAGCTGGCCTTTGCCTACACAGGTGGTATTCATGCAGCCGCCTTGTTTGATGCCGATGGAAAGCTACTATTGGTTCGTGAGGACATTGGCCGACACAATGCACTGGATAAACTCATTGGAGCTGCCTTCTGGCAAAATTGGTTGCCACTCAGTCAGTACGGTATTTTTCTGAGTGGTCGGATTGGCGTTGAACTCGTCCAGAAAAGCTGGATGGCGGGTGTACCGATTCTGGCCGCTGTGGGTGCCCCGTCGAGCCTGGCCGTACAAATGGCGCAGGAAGCCCAAATCACGCTGGCCGGTTTTGTGCGGAACGAACGATTTAACCTCTACAGTGAGCCGGGCCGGATTCGGGTACTGCAAACGGTTTAAACTGGTACTTGTATCCTGTTACGTTAGGCGTAGTCTGAGACTATGCTCAACAATCCTAATGAGTTACATGATTAGGCACTCGTATCCTCAGCGCTCCGGGCCGAATATCAGCTTTTAATGTAGTAACCTGGCCCCGGTATTCGCCATCCACCTGGAAATAGGCTTTTCGCTTCGTTTCAATACTGACCGATGTAGTCGAAATAATCTCAATTTTCTTCGGGTCGAAGGGCTGGAACCGCCAGAATAGTTTCAGAATCTCCCAGATCGATAAGCGCCGGAAAATAACTACTTCAAATTTTCCGTCTCCCAGATCACCATCAG
Coding sequences:
- a CDS encoding LytTR family DNA-binding domain-containing protein, with amino-acid sequence MNVLIVEDEELAVRKLTKLLQDVDPTLQIVGTTASVRASVAWLQDNPAPDLILMDIELADGQSFEIFEQTAVESPIIFTTSYDEYALKAFKVNSIDYLLKPIKRQELEASLAKQRRLVTQPAVEPMGTATINALVQQLRQQIQPTEYRKRFLVKHLSQWLPIDVADIAYFYSEDGVSLFRTRANQKFSVDYTLDELEAMLEPTQFFRANRQFVVEISSVQQVHSYFNNKLKLTLRPTPDDEVLVSRERAMEFKKWMGK
- a CDS encoding sensor histidine kinase, translated to MNLNIFTQQDTRIALYILPVYFGLLNYALFGFAYFEDINVFLPATISIIIFWTPAYFLHAVPALWLRKRFPHIRQTALRLCLAWSIHVVMSSTMILGFFYGYAWVHFPGYVFNETHLQWTLIISAIGNLLVNIVHESIYTFEQWDAALREADQLQQANLRSQLDGLKGQISPHFLFNALNSLSSLIEEDPDQAQKFIDEMSSVYRYLLRANETELATLDQELRFTRSYFHLLRTRHGEHLQLEEVISEHYYTYQLPPLTLQLLLENAVKHNVILPEQPLHIRIETRDDGRLVVQNNLQRKAVHAVSNQVGLSNIINKYRLLGVGDVDVVDEAPYFTVTLPLISSEKLVSAAA
- a CDS encoding DUF5686 and carboxypeptidase-like regulatory domain-containing protein yields the protein MRRLQRLFVFFFALSIFCNTVQAQTEYTVTGLVTDAHTGEPIPFASVALLGRRSGTLTDEKGRYTLKVKILSDSLAVSSMGYKALRQAIDPERPSQAVDFKLMPAGTALQEVTVRAGENPAWRVLRQVRKNRSINDRKRLAAYEYDSYVKTDIALSHVTERMRRNPLIKRINEAMSKQDSIVDDEGHRLLPLLASESVSRYYYRTGPERKREDIRKTRIKGVAVDDAGLSSQLLGGTNLVSQNFYDNYIPILGKDFASPIGDNWKNWYEFFLADTTQIGDHICYEIQFDPKRKEDLAFIGKAWIDTTTFALCQIETKIGQGANLNYVRALTIEQELESTTDSTAGASGTAGWLPVSIKLSASLTGVGKQSLGLRAQVSLRNSNIIVNRPRPTGFYEQPIEPSDTVATSNDAYWHSVQRNLAGSDSLSKEDQKTRQIIDKLRAVPAVKMAEAVGQVAITGFYKLGGFDLGPYPYLFAVNSVEGLRTRIGFRTNEQFSRNWVLRGYLAYGTLDHEFKYGGEVDYLFSRQHWTVAGVRIANDLERLGLTPELIGGNRIFYALSRFGRYRGGYQSYQKEVFFKTEPVKGILLTAMLGSRTFNPLFPFHYRLDPGLGEQSPLRSDIDDAYWSIEARLARKEKYIMDGNERITLGTKRAPVLTIRYTRGLKALGGEYDYHRITLRAQQSLRLGALGRMTYLLSAGYTPSVMPAPMLFPHIGNPTPLLTTNTFNRMQFYEFVSDRFVAVHVQHRFEGLLFNRIPGIRKLNWRLIANFDALWGSLSKENQAVASVKPLPDGVRPIYFGALDGAKPYMEVGYGIDNIFKLIRIQAIHRLNYLDDGPNGIPLNSFALKASATLSF
- a CDS encoding sensor histidine kinase produces the protein MNVPLSALSFDALNDRWVRLIGIPVAVLPFVLLTIAAYGYDEQLVALTVVWGLISTTFLWHLLLWWVIKVRQQYPGRPNTRKRIWKTFGGYSLFTVFDQLVETWTMYQLDPSGRIPKPIFPDDYLLPVAMALFFVVVVGSYYEGSYNLRQYRLAVEQAEAVKKNRLLNELAQLKNQVNPHFLFNSLNSLSALISEDRRRAGAFLDELASVYRYMLQAGQRSLVSLTDELAFLDAYRYLLNERYGAALRWHIETNPAASDLLLPPLTLQILVDNAIRYNSLSTNNPLTITVRYLAGNRLEVSNLLQRKLVQVATPSGGLGQLAAQFSALGLPSLYIFDNDQLFSVTLPLTTQHSIELNLLAS